Genomic window (Pirellulaceae bacterium):
CAGTCAGATACAAATCGTCAAATCCATCCTGGTCAATGTCGACAACTGCGATGCCCGGGTGATGGGCCGTTGAGATCGGAAAAAAACGATCATCGCTATGATTGCCTGATAAGGAAGCACGTCGTTGCGGATAGTAATGTCGCGTCGCATATTGCCAATGCTTCGATTCTTCGAATTGAAGTCGAGTCGACGTATCCGAAATTGCAGACTTCAACTGGTCTTCGAAGAGCAGTTGAGGACTTTCAAGCGTCTTGAGCTGCTCCAGTCTCCAACCTGCAATCAGCCATTGATTTCTCACCCTTTCCCAATTCAACTGCAAGCGCGCTTGACAGTCTGCCCAATGACCGTTGAGTAAGCGAGCTCGGCCTCGGAATTTAATGCGGGTGGCAAACTGACTGTTCGATGAACTCATCCTGTGGGCATCAATAAATGCGAATTTTGCGTTTTCGAAATAGGCGACATTCGCCAAGAATCGCTTCCACAAGTTAAGCTGCTCGCGGCTTTGAATGGACGGCTTCGAAACACAGGTCCATGTTTGATCTGGCGCAGGCACCTGCCTTGAAGGTGGATCAGGTACCAGATCGGTTACGAGCACCCGATCAGCAAACAAAGCTCTGGCCCGCTGGTCCGGTAATTTCAAATTGTGAATACTCGCTGAAAGCCGTTGCATGCTCGGCGTCAACGCGATAATCAGCTCTTCATTGCCCACGATCTGAGCTACCGGATCAGGAAGCATTGGAGTCGTCGGCTCGTCCGCAACAGGTGGGGCACAACCGATGGCGAAGATCAAAAAACTGCCCGCTGCCATGCTGAATTTACAACACATCTCTCCAGTATACCGGTCCGAGATCGAAAGGCGCTTGCTCAATGCCGAAACGGAAGATCATTGAGCAAGCTGAAAAAATCATTTACTGGAAAAGATTTCGCAAAAAAGGCCTCAGACCGGAACTGACCGAGGCCAGCCAACACAACCCCCTCCAAGGAGGGATGTCGAATTATCTCACCTTAGCGGCGAATGGCAGGATTTTCTTGTATTCGCGTTCAACCACGTTTATAAATTGAGACTCGTAAGGATTTCAAACAAACAACCAGCAGGATAGGCACAATGAGATTTTGCAACTCCCCACGATACACGACAATTTGCACGATCGCATTGCTGGCCGTTTATTCGACCAGCCCAGTCGCCGCCATCGAAGTCGCGGGTGAACTCTTTGTAAATTTAGATGCTTCCACATTTTCGACAGGTGATGCTGCCTGGAGTAATGCGGGCAGCTACGTTGACTTCGAAGCGGTTAACGGTCCCGAAGCTGGACTCATCGAAACAACACCTGCCATCTTTTTCAACGGCAGCAACGCATTCGTCGGTGGCTCTCTGGAAGAACCGATCGAAGCTCCCGAGGGACTGACCGGTTTCGACCCAACTCGAACGATTGAAGTTTGGGCGTTGAATCCACAAATCAATGCCGAAGAAACGCTTGTGTCATGGGGTAAACGAGGCGGCCCTGACGGGACCAACATGGCGTTCAACTATGGAAATCACGGAAACTTCGGAGCCGTCGGCCATTGGGGTGGCGGTGGACCCGATTTAGGCTGGATTGATGACGAATTCACGGCTGGAGCTCCGGACAAAAACGAGTGGCATCATCTGGTTTACACCTATGCGGGTGAGGACGATCCGTATGCTCGAGTCTATTCAGACGGAGAACTCTGGTACGAAGAGGACATGGATACATGGGGGGGCCTCGACACCTACCCCGATCCAGCGATCGCCATTGCCGCACAATGGGAAAATGATGGATTAACGCTCAACACCGGCTTGATGGGAAATCTAGCAATTGGTCGTGTGCGAATTCATGACGGAGTGTTGACCGACGATCAAATCATGGCGAATTACGATGAAGAGAAGGCTGCATTCGTCAACCCGGGTGAAAAACCTCCCGTACCCGCTGAGTCTTTGCGTTTCTCTCCGATTCACCGTTACGACTTCTCTAACGACGTCGCTGACTTAATTGGCAATGCGAATGGCGTGATCATCGACGAAGGTAGCACCCAAAATTTCGAGTTCGGCAATGGGAAACTTGATCTCTCAGAAAATTCTGGGGAACGCTCAGCCGAGATCACCGAAGATGCCTATGTCGATCTGCCGAACGGGATCGTTTCCGCCGCCGCGAACTCCAATTCAAGCGGAGCCGTCACCTTCGAGTTCTGGGCATCTGTCTCAGAGATACATACCTGGCAACGATTCGGTGACTTTGGCAATAGCAATAATGGTGAGGACACTTCCGACGGCGGTAGTGACGCCGACTATTTGCTGATCACACCGAATTCAGGACGATACAACAATGGTCTTGAGATCACCAACCATCCTGCCGGCGGTCTAGAACCTAACGTAGGAGCGACGGGTCCCTTTCCAATCGACGAAGATGTTCACGTGGTGGCCGTTTACGATCACGAAGACGATTCGAATGGTGCGAACGGATCCATGCATCTGTATATGGATGGTGAATTGATCGGGTCCAATGAATTGGCTGCTGCTTTTGACCTCAGATCAATAGAAGACGAAAACAATTGGCTAGGTCGATCCCAATGGAATGACCCTGTTTTCGACGGATCGTACGATGAGTTTCGCATCTATGATTATGCTCTCACGGAAGGTGAAGTCATTGGCAATTACAACTCGGGGGCTGACACTGTCAATACAGGCGGCGGCTCGGGGGACTACAATAACGACGGATTAGTCAACGCGGCAGATGTAAATCTGCAAGCCGAAGCGATCGCCTCGACGGAACCGGATTTGGCATTGTTTGATGAGAACAACGACCAAGTGGTCAACGATGTTGACCGTTATATTTGGGTGCATGAACATGCTCAAACCTGGATTGGTGATGCAAACCTCGACGGGGAATTTAACAGTAGTGATCTTGTCACTGTTTTCAGCGCCGCCAAATATGAGTCAGGGCAAGCAGCCCTTTGGGAAGAAGGGGATTGGAACGGCGACCAGCTCTTCAGCAGCGGCGATCTTGTCGCAGCATTTAGTGACGGTGGCTATGACAGTGGCGCCCGACCTCCCGCGGCTGTTATTCCAGAGCCATCAAGCATGTTTTTGACACTGGCCGGGCTGCTGTCAGTCGGACTTGCAATCAGACGCCGACGGTAGAAAAAATCCAATTACGGCACGGATAAAAAACATGATCCAGATCTCCTGGAATCACCAACTTGCAAATCCCTTTCAATAAGCCTTTCATCGCTGGCAAAGAGCTTTATTACACTGCCCAGGCGGTTACTTTTGGCAATATCGCCGGGGACGGTGTCTACACGAAGCAGTGTGCTCAAGTCCTTGAGGAACTTGGGGCTCATCGAGTTTTGCTGACCCCGTCCTGCACGGCTTCGCTCGAGATGGCGGCCATACTTTGCAATATGGAACCTGGCGATGAGGTCATCATGCCGTCCTACACCTTCGTCTCGACGGCGAACGCGTTCGTACTGCATGGCGCGAAGCCTGTCTTCGTCGACGTTCGGCCCGATACGCTCAATATCGACGAAAATCTGATCGAACAAGCGATCACGGACCGTACAAAGGCGATATGCCCGGTCCACTACGCCGGCGTCGCGTGCGAGATGGACCCGATCATGGAAATCGCCGATCGGCATGGACTTATGGTCGTAGAAGATGCTGCTCAAGGCGTCCACGCGTTCTACAAAGGACGTGCCTTGGGTTCGATCGGACATCTCGGCACCTACAGCTTTCACGAGACGAAAAACTACATCTGCGGCGAGGGTGGCGCACTTTGCATCAACGACGAGAAACTGGTTGAGCGTGCCGAGATCATCCGCGATAAGGGGACCAACCGACAGCAGTACTTCCGTGGGGAAGTCGACAAATACACCTGGGTTGACGGAGGATCCTCGTACGTCCTGAGCGAATTGAGCGCTGCCTTTTTGTTCGCCCAGTTGGAGGAGATGGACTCGATCCAGCAGACCAGGAAACAGCTATTCGACACCTACAGGGAAGGGCTTGCCGACCTTGAGGAAAAACGTCTCGTGCGTCTTCCGATCATTCCCGGCCACTGCCAGTGCAATTACCATATGTTCTACATCCTGCTATCCGATCAGGAAATTCGGGACGCACTGATTCACTACCTGCGAGAACGCGAAATCTACTCGGTCTTCCATTACGTACCGCTCCACACATCGCCCATGGGCCGCACCTTCGGCTACGAGGGAGGCGAACTACCGATCACAGAAGAGTATTCGAATCGCCTGCTCCGGCTGCCGTTCTTCCATGACCTACAGGACTCGGACCAGCGGATGGTTATTGATGCAATCGCAAATTTTTTTACAGGGTGACGAGTGCGAGAACAGGTTCTTCCTGAAAGGTGAAATTTTGGGATGGGTTACATCTACATGTTCGGCTGTATTTCACCTCCCGTTTACGACCCACTCATCATCAAATGGCGAATGACCTCGAAGGGTGAATTGCCCAAGGAGGCTGTCGATCAGCTGGTATTTTCTGCTCCAGGCGTTGTTGGTATGTACGTTGGCAAGACATTCGACCAAGCTAAAAATCGCCCCACGTATGTTATTCAAAGCATGAAGAATTACGAATGATTGTTCAGCCACTACCATGGGATGAAGAATTTTTCGGCTTTACTGTCGGGTCCTTGGTGGTCCCTCCAGCGTCGAGCCCAGATGACGTGTCTGATATTGTGAAATCCTGTGATTGTGATGTGGTTTATGTACAAGTCAAAAACCCCAAGCCGGATCAGCTTGAATGCTTTTCCTCACTGG
Coding sequences:
- the rffA gene encoding dTDP-4-amino-4,6-dideoxygalactose transaminase codes for the protein MQIPFNKPFIAGKELYYTAQAVTFGNIAGDGVYTKQCAQVLEELGAHRVLLTPSCTASLEMAAILCNMEPGDEVIMPSYTFVSTANAFVLHGAKPVFVDVRPDTLNIDENLIEQAITDRTKAICPVHYAGVACEMDPIMEIADRHGLMVVEDAAQGVHAFYKGRALGSIGHLGTYSFHETKNYICGEGGALCINDEKLVERAEIIRDKGTNRQQYFRGEVDKYTWVDGGSSYVLSELSAAFLFAQLEEMDSIQQTRKQLFDTYREGLADLEEKRLVRLPIIPGHCQCNYHMFYILLSDQEIRDALIHYLREREIYSVFHYVPLHTSPMGRTFGYEGGELPITEEYSNRLLRLPFFHDLQDSDQRMVIDAIANFFTG
- a CDS encoding PEP-CTERM sorting domain-containing protein (PEP-CTERM proteins occur, often in large numbers, in the proteomes of bacteria that also encode an exosortase, a predicted intramembrane cysteine proteinase. The presence of a PEP-CTERM domain at a protein's C-terminus predicts cleavage within the sorting domain, followed by covalent anchoring to some some component of the (usually Gram-negative) cell surface. Many PEP-CTERM proteins exhibit an unusual sequence composition that includes large numbers of potential glycosylation sites. Expression of one such protein has been shown restore the ability of a bacterium to form floc, a type of biofilm.), with protein sequence MRFCNSPRYTTICTIALLAVYSTSPVAAIEVAGELFVNLDASTFSTGDAAWSNAGSYVDFEAVNGPEAGLIETTPAIFFNGSNAFVGGSLEEPIEAPEGLTGFDPTRTIEVWALNPQINAEETLVSWGKRGGPDGTNMAFNYGNHGNFGAVGHWGGGGPDLGWIDDEFTAGAPDKNEWHHLVYTYAGEDDPYARVYSDGELWYEEDMDTWGGLDTYPDPAIAIAAQWENDGLTLNTGLMGNLAIGRVRIHDGVLTDDQIMANYDEEKAAFVNPGEKPPVPAESLRFSPIHRYDFSNDVADLIGNANGVIIDEGSTQNFEFGNGKLDLSENSGERSAEITEDAYVDLPNGIVSAAANSNSSGAVTFEFWASVSEIHTWQRFGDFGNSNNGEDTSDGGSDADYLLITPNSGRYNNGLEITNHPAGGLEPNVGATGPFPIDEDVHVVAVYDHEDDSNGANGSMHLYMDGELIGSNELAAAFDLRSIEDENNWLGRSQWNDPVFDGSYDEFRIYDYALTEGEVIGNYNSGADTVNTGGGSGDYNNDGLVNAADVNLQAEAIASTEPDLALFDENNDQVVNDVDRYIWVHEHAQTWIGDANLDGEFNSSDLVTVFSAAKYESGQAALWEEGDWNGDQLFSSGDLVAAFSDGGYDSGARPPAAVIPEPSSMFLTLAGLLSVGLAIRRRR